Proteins encoded within one genomic window of Tidjanibacter massiliensis:
- a CDS encoding MBOAT family O-acyltransferase — protein MVDISRITEAVAELLRYNPASPMIFSSGIFLFLFAGFTLFYSFMRRTPVLRMVYVSLFSIYFYYKTGGLYFFLLILVSVTDFVIGRLLAATEAKPYRRGLVALSVLINLGMLAYFKYTNLFIQIANDLAGHDVLAFRNIFLPVGISFFVFQSMSYTIDIYRRQLTPLTCWLDYFFYLSFFPQLVAGPIVRARDFIPQIRQNPLRVTREMFGRGLFLIMTGLVKKAVISDYISVNFVDRVFDNPMLYSGFENLMGVYGYALQIYCDFSGYSDMAIGIALLLGFRFPKNFDSPYKSATITEFWRRWHISLSTWLKDYLYISLGGNRKGRFRTYVNLVVTMLLGGLWHGAAPRFVLWGGFHGLLLALHKFLMRLFPRMKATGADMKRGWRIAGIFVTFHLVCLGWIFFRARDVGTGADILEQVFTNFDISLIPNIITGYWEIFAMMLVGYVAHFIPRRLQERACDAVIRNPLAVNALLIVVIIWVVMQVKSADIQPFIYFQF, from the coding sequence ATGGTCGATATTTCCCGCATAACGGAGGCCGTTGCCGAATTGCTGCGATACAATCCGGCCAGCCCGATGATATTTAGCAGCGGGATATTCCTTTTTCTCTTTGCAGGGTTCACTCTGTTCTACTCTTTCATGCGCCGGACACCCGTGCTGCGCATGGTCTATGTCTCCCTCTTTTCGATTTATTTTTATTACAAGACCGGCGGTCTCTATTTTTTCCTGCTGATACTTGTATCCGTGACCGATTTTGTCATCGGACGGTTGCTGGCTGCCACCGAGGCGAAGCCTTACCGGCGGGGACTTGTCGCGCTGAGCGTACTGATAAATCTCGGTATGCTCGCCTATTTCAAATATACCAATCTCTTCATACAGATAGCGAACGACCTTGCAGGGCACGACGTATTGGCCTTCCGGAACATCTTCCTGCCGGTAGGCATCTCTTTCTTCGTGTTCCAGTCGATGAGCTACACGATTGACATCTACCGGCGGCAGCTCACGCCGTTGACCTGCTGGCTGGACTATTTCTTCTATCTTTCGTTCTTTCCGCAGCTCGTCGCAGGTCCTATCGTGCGTGCGCGCGATTTCATTCCGCAGATAAGACAGAACCCGCTGCGGGTGACGAGGGAGATGTTCGGCCGGGGGCTGTTTCTGATTATGACCGGTCTTGTCAAAAAGGCGGTCATATCGGACTATATCAGCGTCAATTTCGTGGACAGGGTGTTCGACAATCCGATGCTGTACAGCGGCTTCGAGAACCTCATGGGCGTTTACGGCTATGCACTCCAGATTTACTGCGATTTCTCCGGTTACTCGGACATGGCCATCGGCATCGCGCTGCTGCTCGGTTTCCGGTTCCCGAAAAACTTCGATTCGCCTTACAAGTCGGCCACGATAACGGAGTTCTGGCGGCGCTGGCACATCTCGCTCTCGACGTGGCTCAAGGATTATCTCTATATCTCGCTCGGCGGCAACCGGAAAGGCCGGTTCCGCACTTATGTGAACCTCGTTGTCACCATGTTGCTCGGGGGGCTGTGGCACGGTGCGGCGCCGAGATTCGTCCTGTGGGGCGGTTTCCACGGCCTGCTGCTCGCACTGCATAAGTTTCTGATGCGGCTCTTTCCCCGGATGAAAGCCACCGGTGCGGATATGAAAAGAGGATGGCGCATCGCCGGTATCTTCGTGACATTCCATCTCGTATGTCTCGGCTGGATATTCTTCCGTGCGCGCGACGTGGGTACGGGAGCGGATATCCTCGAACAGGTCTTCACCAATTTCGATATTTCACTTATTCCGAACATAATAACCGGATACTGGGAAATCTTCGCCATGATGCTCGTCGGCTATGTCGCCCATTTCATCCCCCGGCGGCTGCAGGAGCGGGCATGCGATGCCGTCATCCGGAATCCGCTCGCAGTGAATGCTCTGCTTATCGTGGTGATAATATGGGTGGTGATGCAGGTGAAGTCGGCGGACATCCAGCCGTTCATCTATTTCCAGTTCTGA
- a CDS encoding phosphatase PAP2 family protein, whose amino-acid sequence MNELDRSVMLALNFDGGPVMDAVMWFASGIPNWIPLYLAVLYIVYRNYGWKYMLFALLFVGLGVGLCDQVCNFFKRNVPYLRPTHTEDMLPYLHTVKGYLGGLMGTVSGHASTSFCIFLFTSLAVRRRWFTWMMLTYTLLTSYSRIYLGVHWPFQILFGWILGLLVALLMWYLFSRLNDRYHWEVPRTKREAARSSAGVR is encoded by the coding sequence ATGAATGAATTGGACAGGAGCGTCATGCTCGCCCTTAATTTCGACGGCGGCCCCGTGATGGATGCCGTCATGTGGTTCGCATCCGGAATACCGAACTGGATACCGCTTTACCTGGCGGTGCTTTATATCGTTTACCGTAACTACGGGTGGAAGTATATGCTTTTCGCGCTGCTTTTCGTGGGGTTGGGTGTAGGACTTTGCGACCAGGTGTGCAACTTTTTCAAGCGGAATGTCCCCTACCTCCGTCCCACGCATACGGAGGATATGCTGCCTTATCTGCATACGGTCAAGGGGTATCTGGGCGGCCTGATGGGAACGGTGTCGGGCCATGCCTCGACGAGTTTCTGCATCTTCCTGTTCACGTCGCTCGCCGTCCGCAGGCGGTGGTTTACATGGATGATGCTCACCTATACGCTGCTTACTTCCTATTCGCGGATATACCTCGGCGTCCATTGGCCGTTCCAGATATTGTTCGGCTGGATACTCGGCCTGCTCGTCGCGCTGCTGATGTGGTACCTTTTCTCCCGGTTGAATGACCGTTACCATTGGGAAGTGCCGCGGACGAAGCGGGAGGCTGCCCGCTCTTCGGCGGGTGTCCGTTGA
- a CDS encoding DUF456 domain-containing protein, with translation MDTLLSILAVVCGLTGVAGCFLPVLPGPPVAYLGLLLVHWTDYAQFSGEYLALWAVLTGAVTLADYLLPAWITGRLGGSRQATRGAAIGTVAGLFFMPWGLVLGPFAGAFIGEMLHDRTDNARAFRVAFGSFLAFVLGTGLKLVVSLLMTFAIVKAVLF, from the coding sequence ATGGATACGCTTCTTTCGATATTGGCGGTAGTGTGCGGCCTTACGGGTGTCGCGGGATGTTTCCTGCCCGTACTGCCGGGGCCGCCGGTGGCTTACCTCGGCCTGCTGTTGGTGCATTGGACCGATTATGCGCAGTTTTCGGGCGAATACCTTGCCCTGTGGGCGGTGCTGACGGGGGCGGTAACGCTGGCGGATTACCTGCTTCCGGCATGGATAACCGGCCGGCTGGGCGGCTCGCGGCAGGCGACACGGGGGGCGGCCATAGGCACCGTGGCCGGATTGTTCTTCATGCCCTGGGGATTGGTGCTCGGTCCCTTCGCCGGTGCCTTTATCGGAGAGATGCTGCACGACCGTACCGATAATGCCCGGGCGTTCCGCGTGGCATTCGGCTCTTTTCTCGCCTTTGTACTCGGTACGGGGTTGAAGCTCGTAGTTTCCCTCTTGATGACTTTCGCTATCGTAAAGGCGGTATTGTTCTGA
- the ruvB gene encoding Holliday junction branch migration DNA helicase RuvB encodes MAFDRDRRNMESDSEFENRIRPQELDNFRGQEKVAENLRVFIRAALMRGDSLDHVLLHGPPGLGKTTLANIIANEMGSTLRVTSGPVLDKPGDLAGLLTNLNAGDVLFIDEIHRLSPIIEEYLYSAMEDYRIDIVLDKGPSARSIQLELNPFTLIGATTRSGLLTSPLRARFGIQCHLEYYDTDVLTGIVKRSASILSIDIDDDAAQEVALRSRGTPRIANSLLRRVRDFAMVKGDGVIDLPITRTALKALDIDSRGLDQMDNKILSTIIHKFGGGPVGINTIATAVSEDAGTIEEVYEPFLIKEGFLKRTPRGREVTALAYSHLGIAPLSDGTTLF; translated from the coding sequence ATGGCATTCGACAGGGACAGAAGGAATATGGAGAGCGATTCGGAGTTCGAGAACCGGATACGCCCGCAAGAATTGGACAACTTCCGCGGCCAGGAGAAGGTGGCGGAGAATCTGCGTGTCTTCATACGGGCAGCACTGATGCGCGGCGATTCGCTCGACCATGTATTGCTCCATGGCCCTCCGGGGCTCGGGAAGACCACCCTCGCCAACATCATCGCCAATGAGATGGGGTCGACGCTCCGGGTGACCAGCGGCCCGGTGCTCGACAAACCGGGCGACCTGGCGGGGTTGCTCACGAACCTCAATGCAGGAGATGTGCTGTTCATTGACGAGATACACCGCCTGAGTCCGATAATCGAGGAGTACCTCTACTCCGCCATGGAGGATTACAGGATAGACATCGTCCTCGACAAGGGGCCTTCGGCAAGGTCCATACAGCTCGAACTGAATCCGTTTACCCTGATAGGGGCCACTACCCGGAGCGGATTGCTGACTTCGCCGCTGAGGGCGCGTTTCGGTATCCAGTGTCATCTCGAATATTACGACACGGATGTGCTGACCGGTATCGTGAAGCGTTCGGCCTCCATCCTGAGTATAGACATAGACGACGATGCGGCACAGGAGGTCGCGCTGCGAAGCCGCGGAACGCCCCGTATCGCCAACTCCCTGCTCAGGCGGGTACGGGATTTCGCCATGGTGAAAGGGGACGGCGTCATAGACTTGCCCATTACACGGACGGCGCTCAAGGCCCTGGATATAGACTCCCGCGGTCTCGACCAGATGGACAACAAGATACTCTCTACCATCATCCACAAGTTCGGAGGAGGCCCGGTCGGCATCAATACCATCGCTACGGCGGTCAGCGAGGACGCCGGTACCATCGAAGAGGTGTACGAACCTTTCTTGATAAAGGAGGGGTTCCTGAAGCGTACCCCGCGCGGCCGGGAGGTAACGGCGCTCGCCTATTCGCACCTCGGTATCGCTCCGCTTTCGGACGGCACGACGCTTTTCTGA
- a CDS encoding bifunctional 3-deoxy-7-phosphoheptulonate synthase/chorismate mutase type II: MAAEGARRPVIIAGPCSVESREQTLATYRGLAACGCVNMIRGGVWKPRTYPSCFQGVGEVGLEWLAEAKAETGLPFGVEVANSRHVEAALGAGADMVWIGARTTGNPFSVQEVADALRGTEVLVLVKNAQMPDTGLWTGAVERMLAAGVGPERLVLVHRGFAQTSGNEYRNPPVWHVALEMRRRFPELKMLCDPSHICGRREGLAATAQKAADLSYDGLFMESHVRPDEALSDAAQQVTPEQLGELLAGIRWRRETVDVPQFEADMERLRLEIDQIDAQLFALLSRRMGIAEDIGRIKRENDVIILQRRRWDEIVDNMVARAGELGLSPEFIRTILDAIHMESIARQNVVMNP, encoded by the coding sequence ATGGCAGCAGAAGGAGCGAGAAGACCTGTGATAATAGCCGGACCGTGCAGTGTCGAGAGCCGCGAGCAGACGCTTGCGACATACCGGGGACTGGCTGCCTGCGGATGCGTGAATATGATAAGGGGAGGGGTGTGGAAACCCCGTACCTATCCGTCGTGTTTTCAGGGGGTGGGCGAGGTCGGCCTGGAGTGGCTGGCGGAGGCGAAAGCGGAAACGGGGCTTCCGTTCGGGGTCGAGGTCGCCAACTCCCGCCATGTGGAGGCAGCCCTCGGTGCGGGCGCCGATATGGTGTGGATAGGGGCGCGTACGACGGGTAATCCGTTCAGCGTACAGGAGGTGGCCGATGCGCTCCGTGGAACGGAGGTGTTGGTGTTGGTGAAGAATGCACAGATGCCCGATACCGGTTTGTGGACGGGTGCCGTGGAGCGGATGCTTGCGGCAGGTGTCGGGCCGGAGCGGCTCGTGTTGGTACACCGCGGTTTTGCGCAGACTTCCGGCAACGAGTACCGCAATCCCCCCGTGTGGCATGTGGCCCTTGAGATGAGGCGCCGTTTTCCGGAACTGAAAATGCTGTGCGACCCTTCGCATATCTGCGGCCGTCGGGAGGGGCTTGCCGCTACGGCGCAGAAAGCGGCCGACCTTTCATACGACGGACTCTTCATGGAGAGCCATGTCCGTCCTGACGAGGCACTGAGCGATGCCGCCCAGCAAGTGACGCCGGAGCAGCTGGGCGAACTGCTCGCAGGGATACGGTGGCGCCGCGAGACGGTCGATGTACCGCAGTTTGAAGCGGATATGGAGCGCCTACGGCTTGAAATAGACCAGATAGATGCGCAGCTCTTCGCGCTTCTGTCGCGCAGAATGGGAATAGCCGAGGATATCGGGCGGATAAAACGTGAAAATGACGTGATTATCCTGCAGCGGCGGCGCTGGGACGAAATTGTGGACAATATGGTGGCCCGTGCCGGAGAATTGGGTTTGAGTCCCGAATTCATCCGGACAATACTCGATGCGATACATATGGAGAGTATTGCCCGCCAGAACGTCGTCATGAATCCGTGA
- a CDS encoding PKD domain-containing protein — protein sequence MKTHLLLKVMLMAGLLLAGACTPTGQEEGEYTLSSDKTSVNINEEVTFTVKSEEGRDVTSEWNFSDDTGIREGNRFGWSEPGTYTVTAVAKTNPALKAANTVTVTVSETEVTYTISCDKTEVKVNEEVTFTVTSSAGEDVTEAWNLCDESMCRVGNKFGWSEPGTHTVTAHSKANPEIEAENTITIEVSGSVYKLYADQDVVYVLDEVTFHVKEIIDGVEQEEDAYGFEAGIKGGERFSQFGAMANVFPEAGVYTVDAVKYDFKGAEIARAENTVEIIVKERDITGYEDRYYRRSLMAEGTGTNCTGCPAMAETIEYTETYLLPDRMIPLAFHLNDDACNVPLYRNFFILTNDYGIFAYPYYIIDWNLTYKSTSSDAEALKHSIEASQARYAQTPGLAVETTLSGRELTVKIKTTPRETAEYFLGAYIVEDDIYTEQSGADDGMMMQRNVAYYCLTEPEGNQDDLPEEGIGKYGRLGLEPLGTLEGEREYTYDYRFTIPTHEPIDHNLDNCRLVYFICKADATIEPYGYFCANAATCRLGQSQEYEFEPIYGE from the coding sequence ATGAAAACCCATTTACTACTCAAAGTCATGCTGATGGCCGGCCTTCTGCTGGCGGGCGCCTGTACCCCGACGGGGCAGGAGGAGGGCGAATACACCCTCTCGAGCGACAAGACCTCCGTAAACATCAACGAAGAGGTAACTTTCACCGTCAAATCGGAAGAGGGGCGTGACGTCACGTCCGAATGGAACTTCTCCGACGACACGGGCATCCGCGAAGGCAACCGCTTCGGCTGGTCGGAACCAGGAACCTACACCGTCACCGCCGTCGCCAAAACGAATCCTGCCTTGAAGGCTGCGAATACGGTCACCGTGACCGTCAGCGAGACGGAGGTGACCTATACCATCTCCTGCGACAAAACCGAGGTCAAGGTAAACGAGGAGGTGACATTCACCGTCACATCGAGTGCCGGCGAAGACGTCACCGAAGCATGGAATCTCTGCGACGAGAGCATGTGCCGCGTAGGCAACAAGTTCGGCTGGTCGGAACCGGGTACGCACACGGTAACGGCCCACAGCAAGGCGAATCCCGAGATAGAGGCGGAGAACACCATCACGATTGAAGTGAGCGGCTCGGTCTACAAACTGTACGCAGACCAGGATGTCGTTTACGTGCTCGACGAAGTGACCTTCCATGTAAAGGAGATTATCGACGGCGTGGAACAGGAAGAGGATGCCTACGGTTTCGAGGCAGGCATCAAGGGAGGCGAAAGATTCAGCCAGTTCGGCGCCATGGCCAATGTCTTTCCGGAAGCGGGCGTCTATACGGTGGATGCCGTGAAGTACGACTTCAAAGGCGCCGAGATAGCAAGGGCCGAAAATACCGTGGAGATAATCGTGAAAGAACGCGACATCACAGGGTACGAAGACCGGTACTACCGCCGCTCGCTGATGGCAGAAGGAACGGGCACGAACTGTACCGGCTGCCCGGCAATGGCGGAAACCATCGAATACACGGAAACCTATCTCCTGCCGGACCGGATGATACCGCTGGCATTCCACCTCAACGACGATGCATGCAATGTACCTCTGTACCGTAACTTCTTCATCCTCACCAACGACTACGGCATCTTCGCCTACCCGTACTACATCATCGACTGGAATCTTACCTACAAATCCACCAGCTCCGACGCCGAAGCGCTGAAACACAGCATCGAGGCTTCACAGGCAAGATATGCCCAGACACCGGGGCTCGCCGTCGAAACGACGCTGTCGGGCCGGGAGCTGACGGTGAAGATAAAAACCACCCCACGCGAAACGGCCGAATACTTCCTCGGCGCCTACATCGTGGAGGACGACATCTACACGGAACAGTCGGGTGCCGACGACGGCATGATGATGCAGCGGAACGTGGCTTACTACTGCCTGACCGAACCCGAAGGCAATCAGGATGACCTGCCCGAAGAGGGAATAGGCAAATACGGCAGGCTTGGTCTGGAACCGCTCGGAACGCTGGAGGGCGAACGCGAATATACCTACGACTACCGCTTCACCATTCCCACCCATGAACCCATCGACCACAACCTCGACAACTGCCGCCTCGTTTACTTCATTTGCAAAGCCGACGCTACGATAGAACCCTACGGTTACTTCTGCGCGAATGCCGCCACCTGCCGGCTCGGCCAATCGCAGGAGTACGAGTTCGAACCGATATACGGCGAATAA
- the mutY gene encoding A/G-specific adenine glycosylase has protein sequence MNRIAPILLDWYARSGRDLPWRRTRDPYRIWLSEVILQQTRVGQGLGYYLRFTERFPDVCSLAAASEDEILKLWQGLGYYSRARNLHAAAREIVGRFGGEFPAEPDALRSLPGVGDYTAAAVASMAFGLPYAVLDGNVFRVLARLFDVEVPVDTGAGRRIFVELAQSLLDTERPGTYNQALMDFGALLCTPAQPRCGECPLAGCCLALAAGTVALRPVKQGRTKVRERWFHYLHISCEGRTLLCRREGRDIWQGLYEFPLLETEGPADFPALAARSDFRELLGDAEWRLVGTVVMPRHQLSHQTIHATVYRIETPSLSAAAAALAVDTAAVGDYAVPRLLERYLLEYDG, from the coding sequence ATGAATCGAATCGCCCCCATATTGCTCGATTGGTACGCCCGCAGCGGGCGCGACCTGCCCTGGCGCCGTACCCGCGACCCCTATCGTATCTGGCTCTCGGAGGTCATCCTCCAGCAGACGCGTGTAGGGCAGGGGCTCGGTTATTACCTGCGCTTTACGGAGCGTTTTCCCGATGTCTGTTCGCTGGCGGCCGCTTCGGAAGACGAAATACTCAAGTTGTGGCAGGGATTGGGGTATTACAGTCGTGCCCGGAATCTGCACGCCGCCGCCCGGGAGATCGTCGGCCGGTTCGGCGGAGAGTTCCCTGCGGAGCCGGACGCCCTCCGTTCGCTGCCGGGCGTGGGCGATTATACCGCTGCTGCGGTGGCTTCGATGGCGTTCGGCCTGCCGTACGCCGTCCTGGACGGCAATGTCTTCCGGGTGCTGGCCCGGCTTTTCGACGTAGAGGTGCCCGTCGATACCGGGGCGGGGCGTCGGATTTTTGTGGAGTTGGCGCAGTCGTTGCTGGATACGGAGCGGCCGGGAACCTATAATCAGGCTTTGATGGATTTCGGGGCGCTGCTGTGTACTCCGGCGCAGCCCCGCTGCGGGGAGTGCCCGTTGGCCGGATGCTGTCTCGCCCTCGCGGCCGGGACGGTCGCCCTGCGTCCCGTGAAGCAGGGACGGACGAAGGTGCGTGAACGGTGGTTCCATTATCTGCACATTAGCTGTGAAGGGCGGACACTGCTGTGTCGCCGGGAGGGGCGCGATATTTGGCAGGGGCTTTATGAATTTCCGCTGCTCGAAACGGAGGGTCCGGCGGACTTCCCCGCGTTGGCCGCACGGTCCGACTTCCGCGAACTGCTGGGAGATGCGGAGTGGCGACTCGTCGGAACGGTGGTCATGCCCCGCCATCAGCTCTCCCATCAGACCATTCATGCGACGGTCTATCGCATCGAAACCCCCTCGTTGTCTGCGGCGGCCGCTGCGCTGGCGGTCGATACCGCCGCGGTGGGCGATTATGCCGTGCCGCGGCTGCTGGAGCGTTACCTGCTGGAATACGACGGTTGA
- a CDS encoding bifunctional folylpolyglutamate synthase/dihydrofolate synthase, translating into MTYQEALDFLNGNFVSFQTAGRTAYKGGLEAITGMCRAMGDPQRDYLSIHIAGTNGKGSVAHMLASVLQAAGYRTGLYTSPHLHDFRERIRVDGEMIPQEKVAAFLDRYGKEMTERGLSYFEMTTAMAFHRFSEAGVEVAVVETGLGGRLDATNVLQPILSIITNIGLDHSDILGPTVAHIAAEKAGIIKPGIPVLVGETDPESAPVFTARAAECGSPLVFADRTYECTGSTLRPPLQYCTLRRIGDGATRTIAIDLLGGYQRKNLVTVRTAVSLLRHRTQLDISRRAMLDGCRNAMATTGLSGRWQVLAETPLTVADGGHNPHGITEIVRQLNAGGYERLYMVLGFSADKELDDILPLLPGAAYYLFTQAASPRALPAAELAAKAERYGLHGETLPEAAAALARARALASPHDMIFIGGSFYLIGEII; encoded by the coding sequence ATGACCTATCAGGAGGCCCTCGATTTCCTCAACGGAAATTTCGTTTCGTTCCAGACTGCAGGCCGTACCGCATACAAGGGCGGTCTGGAAGCCATCACGGGGATGTGCCGCGCCATGGGAGACCCCCAGCGCGACTACCTCTCCATCCACATCGCAGGCACCAACGGCAAAGGCTCCGTGGCCCACATGCTGGCCTCCGTCCTGCAGGCGGCGGGGTACCGGACGGGACTCTACACCTCGCCCCATCTGCACGATTTCCGGGAGCGCATTCGCGTGGACGGCGAGATGATACCGCAGGAGAAGGTCGCCGCCTTTCTCGACCGGTACGGAAAGGAGATGACCGAACGGGGGCTCTCCTACTTCGAGATGACGACCGCAATGGCTTTCCACCGCTTCTCCGAGGCGGGGGTGGAAGTGGCCGTCGTGGAAACGGGACTCGGAGGAAGGCTCGATGCCACGAACGTCCTGCAGCCCATCCTGAGCATCATCACCAACATCGGACTCGACCACAGCGATATTCTCGGCCCCACCGTCGCACACATAGCGGCCGAAAAGGCGGGCATCATCAAGCCGGGCATCCCGGTACTCGTCGGAGAAACCGACCCCGAAAGCGCGCCCGTATTCACGGCCCGCGCAGCGGAATGCGGCTCACCGCTGGTCTTCGCCGACCGGACCTACGAATGTACCGGCAGCACGCTCCGGCCGCCCCTGCAATACTGCACCCTGCGCCGCATCGGCGACGGTGCCACCCGCACAATAGCCATCGACCTGCTGGGGGGATACCAACGCAAGAACCTCGTCACCGTCCGCACCGCCGTCAGCCTGCTGCGCCACCGCACGCAGCTCGACATCAGCCGTCGGGCGATGCTCGACGGCTGCCGGAACGCCATGGCCACCACCGGGCTTTCAGGCCGCTGGCAGGTGCTCGCCGAGACACCCCTGACGGTGGCGGACGGAGGGCACAACCCCCACGGGATAACCGAAATCGTCCGCCAGCTCAATGCAGGCGGATACGAACGGCTCTATATGGTACTCGGCTTCTCGGCCGACAAAGAACTGGACGACATACTGCCGCTCCTGCCGGGAGCGGCGTACTATCTTTTCACACAGGCCGCCTCGCCGCGCGCCCTGCCGGCCGCGGAACTCGCCGCGAAAGCGGAACGGTACGGACTGCACGGCGAAACGCTTCCGGAGGCCGCGGCAGCACTCGCCCGCGCCCGCGCCCTCGCTTCGCCGCACGACATGATATTCATCGGCGGCAGTTTCTATCTTATCGGGGAAATTATCTGA
- the lnt gene encoding apolipoprotein N-acyltransferase: MTTGKKWLLVASSVIMLSVGWLRISGLPLLAALVPLLLISNSYDSSRRSFWRMAGWTALTFCLWSVATIWWVWNAAPIGVFAATAVQVVLFGAVFMFYHYTSKRSRPALANVLLVCGWIAAEYIYLNGQISFPWLLLGNGFANDTWAIQWYEFTGALGGSLWVLVSNLLIFRALTSRRKVWWLRETAWAALPVLLSLVLFWSWKEPAGERVTVTAIQPNIEPYTEKFTLPQQEQDSIILALAASSPADADFIIAPETAVDDNIWENRIGSSAAVARYLAFIRNERPEAQFITGATTLKLYRSEREKTFSARPLGDGRWYDVYNSALAIDSAGGIAVHHKAKLVIGVEMMPFMELLAPFTDFIVDLGGTTGQLGTDNYYRIFRLQRDGREIRTAAPICYESVYGEHFATFARHGAELLFVITNDGWWGDTPGYKQHFAFSRMRAIETRRYVVRSANTGISGFINSRGDVLDTLGWDFRGTVTDTVPLSDEVTLYVRYGDVLGRVSGYVFLLSVLYYIVYRFRRKSHLVDE; the protein is encoded by the coding sequence ATGACAACAGGGAAAAAATGGCTGCTCGTCGCGAGCAGCGTCATCATGTTATCGGTCGGGTGGCTCCGCATCAGCGGACTTCCGCTGCTCGCGGCCCTCGTCCCGCTGCTTCTCATCAGCAACAGCTACGACTCCTCGCGCCGGTCTTTCTGGCGTATGGCGGGCTGGACGGCGCTCACCTTCTGCCTCTGGTCGGTCGCCACGATATGGTGGGTATGGAATGCGGCCCCCATCGGCGTCTTCGCCGCCACGGCAGTACAGGTAGTGCTTTTCGGCGCAGTTTTCATGTTCTACCACTACACGAGCAAGCGCAGCCGCCCCGCACTCGCCAACGTCCTGCTCGTATGCGGATGGATAGCGGCGGAGTACATCTACCTCAACGGGCAAATCTCTTTCCCATGGCTACTGCTGGGCAACGGCTTCGCCAATGATACATGGGCGATACAGTGGTACGAATTTACGGGTGCTCTCGGCGGTTCGCTTTGGGTACTGGTCTCCAACCTGCTGATATTCCGGGCGCTGACATCCCGCAGAAAAGTGTGGTGGCTGCGCGAAACGGCCTGGGCGGCGCTTCCCGTCCTCCTGTCGCTCGTCCTCTTCTGGAGCTGGAAGGAGCCTGCCGGAGAGCGGGTGACGGTGACCGCCATCCAGCCCAACATAGAGCCCTATACCGAAAAGTTCACGCTCCCGCAGCAAGAACAGGACTCCATTATCCTGGCCCTCGCAGCCTCCTCGCCGGCCGATGCAGATTTCATCATCGCCCCCGAAACGGCCGTGGACGACAACATTTGGGAGAACCGCATCGGCAGCTCCGCCGCGGTGGCCCGATACCTCGCATTCATCCGGAACGAGCGGCCCGAAGCGCAGTTCATTACCGGAGCGACGACGCTGAAACTCTACCGCAGCGAAAGAGAGAAGACCTTTTCGGCACGCCCCCTCGGCGACGGACGGTGGTACGATGTCTACAACAGCGCGCTGGCGATAGATTCCGCAGGCGGCATCGCCGTCCACCACAAGGCCAAGCTCGTGATAGGGGTGGAGATGATGCCCTTCATGGAGCTGCTGGCTCCCTTCACGGATTTCATCGTGGACCTCGGCGGAACAACCGGACAGCTCGGCACGGACAACTACTACCGGATATTCCGGCTGCAGCGCGACGGCCGCGAGATACGCACTGCGGCACCGATATGTTACGAATCGGTCTACGGCGAACACTTCGCCACTTTCGCCCGGCACGGGGCCGAACTGCTGTTCGTCATCACCAACGACGGCTGGTGGGGCGACACCCCCGGCTACAAGCAGCATTTCGCCTTCTCTCGCATGCGGGCGATAGAGACGCGCCGATACGTGGTGCGCAGCGCCAACACGGGCATATCGGGCTTCATCAACTCCCGCGGCGACGTGCTCGACACGCTCGGCTGGGACTTTCGCGGAACGGTCACGGACACCGTACCGCTGTCGGACGAAGTAACGCTGTACGTCCGTTACGGCGACGTGCTCGGCCGGGTGAGCGGCTACGTCTTCCTGCTCTCCGTACTCTACTACATCGTTTACCGGTTCCGGCGCAAAAGCCATCTGGTGGACGAATAA